The DNA window gccgccgccgcgaagcacACCACCACCGAGTTCGCCGTGTACAGGATCAGCCACACCAGCACCACGAAGTACCCgaacaccgccgccgtcctccggaGCCCCGCCATCCAGTACACCGGCGCCGCGAACACCACGGCCAGCGCCAGCTGGAAAGGCAGGAACACCACCGCGTTCGCCACCGCGTAAGACGACACGCGGTACGCGCCCGACGACGTCTCCTTGGCCAGGATCTCCCGCTCCTGCAGGAAGATGGGCAGCGCCTCCGTGGTGGACGACAGCAGGAaggtgaggaggaaggcgaAGAGGCCGACGCGCTCCGCCACCTTCTCCTCCCCGAGGTCGTAGAAGATGGACCCCAGCGCCAGGCCGGCCACCAGCATGCACACCGTGCGGCACGCGAACAGCTGCCGCGTCCGCGCCACGTTCTTGAAGAAGCGCTGCGCCAGCACGCCCACCTCGCGCGCCCAACTGTTGGCGTACCGGCTCTTCTTCTCAatctccatctccacctccatctccacgTCCTCCTTGTGCAGCTGGAACAGCTGCTGCAGCGTGCACCGGTCGCGTGcctcggcggcgctccggcggcggagcgcgtcgACGGAGTCGATGGAGAACTCGACGGTGTCGACGTGCGGGGGCAGCGCGAGGCCCGCGGAGGCGAGCAGGGAGCGTAGGGCGTCGACGGTGCCGTGGTGGAGGGCGCAGCCACCGGCGAGCAGGAGGACGGAGTCGAACATCTTGACGATGCGCGCGCCGGGCTGGTGGATGCTGAGCAGCACCGTGCGGCGGCGAGTGTCGGCCATGGCGCGGAGGGCGCCGACGATGTGCAGGGCGGAGGCGCTGTCGAGGCCAGAGGTGGGCTCGTCGAGGATGAGAACCGCGGGGTCGTGGACTGCCTCGACGCCGATGGAGACgcggcgtcgctcgccgccggagAGGTCCTTGACCCTGGTGTCGGCGACGCGGGCGAGGGTGAGGTTGTGGATGAGGGCGTCGACACGGGCGTCGATGTCGTTGCGggcgccgaggcggaggcgggcgctGAAGCGGAGCGTCTCGCGGACGGTGAGGAGCGGGAAGAGGACGTCGCGCTGGGTGACGTAGGCGGAGACGCGGCGTaggtcggcggtggtggcgggggcgCCGTTGAGGAGGAGCTGGTCCTGGTCGGTAGGCGTGGAggggtggaggcggccggcgaggatcTCGAGAAGGGTGGACTTGCCGGCGCCGCTGGGGCCGACGATGGCAAGGAGCTCGCCGGGGCGGGCGCGGTAGGAGACGTTGCGGAGAACgtggcgggtggtggtggtcgtgggatgctgctgctgctgctcgtcttcg is part of the Oryza glaberrima chromosome 4, OglaRS2, whole genome shotgun sequence genome and encodes:
- the LOC127769575 gene encoding ABC transporter G family member 5-like, with the protein product MGMGMEKDGCEVEARGINHHIRIPIPIPIPKRAHPLMMMKIWSREEDEDEQQQQHPTTTTTRHVLRNVSYRARPGELLAIVGPSGAGKSTLLEILAGRLHPSTPTDQDQLLLNGAPATTADLRRVSAYVTQRDVLFPLLTVRETLRFSARLRLGARNDIDARVDALIHNLTLARVADTRVKDLSGGERRRVSIGVEAVHDPAVLILDEPTSGLDSASALHIVGALRAMADTRRRTVLLSIHQPGARIVKMFDSVLLLAGGCALHHGTVDALRSLLASAGLALPPHVDTVEFSIDSVDALRRRSAAEARDRCTLQQLFQLHKEDVEMEVEMEIEKKSRYANSWAREVGVLAQRFFKNVARTRQLFACRTVCMLVAGLALGSIFYDLGEEKVAERVGLFAFLLTFLLSSTTEALPIFLQEREILAKETSSGAYRVSSYAVANAVVFLPFQLALAVVFAAPVYWMAGLRRTAAVFGYFVVLVWLILYTANSVVVCFAAAAPDFVVGNAAIQGVMGSFFLLSGYFIARSAMPSCWVFMHYLSLFKWPFEALLVNEFAGGGRCVARVMGACVATGDEVLRREGLGDECRWRNVGVMLGFVAAYRLLGYAVLRARCTLALRPRPSRPTRGLMSTGSSPSSTSSSSS